One genomic segment of Sminthopsis crassicaudata isolate SCR6 chromosome 4, ASM4859323v1, whole genome shotgun sequence includes these proteins:
- the LOC141566667 gene encoding histone H2A type 1-like, with protein MSGRGKQGGKARAKAKSRSSRAGLQFPVGRVHRLLRKGNYSERVGAGAPVYLAAVLEYLTAEILELAGNAARDNKKTRIIPRHLQLAIRNDEELNKLLGKVTIAQGGVLPNIQAVLLPKKTESHHKAKGK; from the coding sequence ATGTCTGGACGCGGAAAACAAGGAGGCAAAGCTCGTGCCAAGGCGAAGTCTCGCTCTTCCCGGGCTGGCCTGCAGTTCCCGGTGGGCCGAGTGCACCGCCTGCTCCGGAAAGGCAACTACTCGGAACGTGTGGGCGCCGGCGCGCCGGTGTATTTGGCCGCGGTCCTGGAGTACCTGACAGCTGAGATCCTGGAGCTGGCGGGCAACGCGGCCCGAGACAACAAGAAGACGCGCATCATCCCTCGCCACTTACAGCTGGCCATCCGCAACGATGAGGAGCTCAACAAGCTGCTGGGCAAGGTGACCATTGCCCAGGGCGGCGTCCTGCCCAACATCCAGGCCGTGCTGCTGCCCAAGAAGACCGAGAGTCACCACAAAGCCAAAGGCAAGTAA
- the LOC141566669 gene encoding histone H2B type 2-E — MPEPAKSAPAPKKGSKKAVTKAQKKDGKKRKRSRKESYSIYVYKVLKQVHPDTGISSKAMGIMNSFVNDIFERIAGEASRLAHYNKRSTITSREIQTAVRLLLPGELAKHAVSEGTKAVTKYTSSK; from the coding sequence ATGCCTGAGCCCGCCAAGTCCGCTCCTGCACCCAAAAAGGGTTCCAAAAAGGCCGTTACCAAGGCCCAGAAGAAGGACGGCAAGAAGCGCAAGCGCAGCCGCAAGGAAAGTTACTCCATCTACGTGTACAAAGTGCTGAAACAGGTCCATCCCGACACTGGCATCTCGTCGAAAGCCATGGGCATCATGAACTCGTTCGTCAACGACATCTTCGAGCGCATCGCCGGCGAGGCGTCCCGCCTGGCTCATTACAACAAGCGCTCCACCATCACGTCTCGGGAAATCCAGACAGCCGTACGCCTGCTGCTGCCCGGGGAGCTGGCTAAGCACGCCGTGTCCGAGGGCACCAAGGCAGTCACTAAGTACACCAGCTCCAAGTAA